From a region of the Bacillus carboniphilus genome:
- a CDS encoding restriction endonuclease subunit S: MKDEKRLFPKRRFKGFVGEWKEIDLGSIGSTFSGLSGKTKNDFGHGTAEFVTYMNVFNNTISNINLTEKVVRDDKQTQLEYGDILFTTSSETPNEVGMSSVWLDKRPNVYLNSFCFGFRPTIKFDYYYIGYMLRANSYRKQMEILAQGISRYNISKAKVLETVVLLPSVQEQQKIGEFFKLLDERITNQERKITKLNALKSAYLTEMFPQEDETVPKRRFKGFEDEWANELLSNISDVRDGTHDSPKYYSEGYPFITSKNVSDGYINYEDIQYISEEDFNQINKRSKVDTNDILMGMIGTVGNIALIREEPYFAIKNVALIKDTKQVNQLYLYYFFQSNFLKKQLIDGMDGGTQKFISLYKIRNLTILIPNKNEQQKIGQFFKNLDDQITTEEAKLEKLKQMKVAFLEEMFV; this comes from the coding sequence ATGAAGGATGAAAAAAGATTGTTTCCTAAGAGAAGGTTTAAAGGGTTCGTGGGGGAGTGGAAAGAGATTGATTTGGGAAGTATTGGATCTACATTTTCTGGATTGTCCGGAAAAACAAAAAATGACTTTGGACATGGAACAGCTGAATTTGTTACTTATATGAATGTTTTTAATAATACTATTTCGAATATCAATTTAACGGAAAAAGTGGTTCGTGATGATAAACAAACACAGCTGGAATATGGTGATATATTATTTACTACATCTTCTGAAACGCCTAATGAGGTGGGTATGTCCTCAGTATGGCTAGATAAGAGACCAAATGTATATCTAAATAGTTTTTGTTTTGGGTTTCGACCAACTATTAAATTTGATTATTACTATATAGGGTATATGCTAAGAGCAAATTCGTATAGAAAACAAATGGAGATTTTAGCTCAAGGTATTTCAAGATATAATATATCGAAGGCTAAAGTATTAGAAACAGTAGTTTTACTTCCATCAGTCCAAGAACAACAAAAAATAGGTGAGTTTTTTAAGCTTTTAGATGAAAGAATTACAAATCAAGAACGTAAGATTACTAAACTAAATGCATTAAAGTCTGCTTATTTAACAGAAATGTTCCCACAAGAAGACGAAACCGTACCGAAGCGAAGATTTAAAGGGTTTGAAGACGAATGGGCGAATGAACTTTTGTCAAATATTTCTGATGTTAGAGATGGAACTCATGATTCACCAAAGTATTATTCAGAAGGGTATCCATTTATAACCTCAAAAAATGTTAGTGATGGATATATAAATTATGAAGATATTCAATATATATCTGAAGAAGATTTTAATCAAATAAACAAACGGTCTAAAGTTGATACTAACGATATTTTAATGGGTATGATTGGTACGGTAGGAAATATTGCACTTATTAGGGAAGAGCCTTATTTTGCTATTAAAAACGTTGCTTTAATTAAAGACACAAAACAAGTTAATCAATTATATTTGTATTACTTTTTTCAATCAAATTTTCTAAAAAAGCAATTAATCGATGGTATGGATGGAGGAACACAAAAGTTTATTTCATTATATAAAATAAGGAATCTTACAATACTTATTCCGAATAAAAATGAACAACAAAAAATCGGTCAGTTTTTCAAAAATTTAGATGACCAAATTACGACAGAAGAAGCTAAGCTAGAAAAACTAAAGCAAATGAAAGTGGCTTTTTTAGAAGAAATGTTTGTGTAG
- a CDS encoding type I restriction-modification system subunit M gives MITSDDIKRRLWDGANDLRGSMDASRYKDYMLGLMFYKFLSDKTLETFVKTSGAKGNEEEIVQAYEEAYANYGDNLINMIQNVLGYYVLPKHLYQTWLKDIREGTFELEKVTESLQSFERTVATTGDIDDFKGLFSSSTIDLTDTALGSNLNARSKNIRKLIELFADLNMVVLQKGDVLGDAYEYLIGQFAMESGKKAGEFYTPRQVSEVMAQIVAKTTKVKSIYDPTVGSGSLLLTVSRYLTEDNRKDLHYYGQEKNTATYNLTRMNLLLHGVRPEKMTVKNGDTLGQDWPEDPDRPNEGVQFDAVVMNPPYSVKNWNQEDLKVTDPRFEIAGVLPPDSKGDYAFLLHGLFHLGQEGTMAIVLPHGVLFRGGAEGEIRKRLLEKNYIDTVIGLPDKLFTNTGIPVTVMILKKNRKLDDPVLMIDASKSFVKEGKQHVLQEKDIAKIVDTYIERTSEPGYSYLATKKDIIENEYNLNIPRYIEAVEEDIAHDVDAHLYGGIPLSQINTLSVLHDMTKDVLYNALTEVRPGYVELTQSVEDLSEEVLTHENVQNQIKALTEVTKVYMDTYWGKLKAVADVNDIEPLKEEMLSEIKKLLKQYNHVNTYDGYQIIAELWENLLSKDTEKIAISDFYTVGKTREANMVTKGSGKTKRTEQYGWVGAIVPNELILNELYTEELRDVETQKEALAAINDEINELVEAAKVEESEESQILGDALNAREDDFTLSAVKAELKKVAKDSDEYVLLDKVRQLLDERTSLSKAIREKEKTLTEQVEERIANLTNEEIDQLMYKKWFGQLIGDITKLVEVPLKNELDTLKNLKERYTSTLEIIEEESKSLEAQFEAMLQELVVTE, from the coding sequence ATGATTACTTCTGATGATATTAAAAGAAGACTATGGGATGGTGCCAATGACCTTCGTGGTTCTATGGATGCCAGCCGTTATAAAGATTATATGTTAGGTTTAATGTTCTATAAATTCCTTAGTGATAAAACACTTGAAACATTTGTCAAAACAAGTGGTGCTAAAGGGAATGAGGAAGAAATTGTCCAAGCTTATGAAGAGGCTTATGCAAATTATGGGGACAATCTCATCAATATGATTCAAAATGTCCTTGGATATTATGTTTTACCTAAACACTTATACCAGACGTGGTTAAAAGATATTCGTGAAGGCACGTTTGAATTAGAGAAGGTAACAGAGAGCTTACAAAGTTTTGAACGTACGGTAGCTACAACTGGAGATATCGATGACTTTAAAGGCCTTTTTTCTAGTTCTACGATTGATTTAACAGACACTGCTTTAGGAAGTAACTTGAACGCTCGAAGCAAAAATATTCGTAAATTAATTGAATTATTTGCTGACTTAAATATGGTTGTACTCCAAAAAGGTGATGTGTTAGGAGATGCTTACGAATATTTAATCGGTCAGTTTGCGATGGAATCGGGAAAAAAAGCTGGAGAGTTCTATACGCCACGTCAAGTAAGTGAAGTCATGGCACAAATTGTTGCTAAAACTACGAAGGTTAAATCGATTTATGACCCTACTGTCGGGTCAGGATCATTACTTTTAACGGTTAGTCGATATCTAACAGAAGATAATCGAAAAGATCTCCATTATTATGGGCAAGAAAAAAATACAGCTACATATAACTTAACACGAATGAATTTATTATTACATGGTGTTCGACCGGAAAAAATGACTGTGAAAAATGGCGATACACTTGGACAAGATTGGCCCGAAGATCCGGATCGCCCAAATGAAGGTGTTCAGTTTGATGCGGTCGTGATGAACCCACCATATTCAGTTAAAAATTGGAATCAAGAAGACTTAAAAGTAACAGACCCACGATTTGAAATTGCTGGCGTTTTACCACCAGATTCTAAAGGGGATTATGCATTTTTGTTACACGGTTTATTCCATTTAGGTCAAGAAGGTACAATGGCAATTGTACTTCCACATGGTGTGTTATTCCGTGGAGGGGCAGAAGGGGAAATTCGTAAACGACTATTAGAGAAAAACTATATTGATACAGTTATTGGCTTGCCAGATAAATTATTTACCAATACAGGCATTCCTGTAACTGTGATGATTTTGAAAAAGAACCGAAAGCTAGATGATCCTGTTCTAATGATTGATGCTTCTAAATCCTTTGTAAAAGAAGGAAAGCAGCATGTCTTACAAGAGAAGGATATTGCTAAAATTGTTGATACATATATTGAACGCACGAGTGAACCTGGGTATAGTTATCTAGCTACAAAAAAAGACATTATAGAAAATGAATATAACTTGAATATTCCACGTTATATTGAAGCAGTAGAAGAAGATATTGCCCATGATGTAGATGCACATTTGTATGGTGGCATCCCATTAAGCCAAATTAATACACTATCAGTGCTACACGACATGACGAAAGATGTTTTATATAATGCGCTTACTGAAGTACGTCCAGGCTATGTGGAATTAACACAATCAGTTGAAGACTTATCAGAAGAAGTGTTGACACATGAAAACGTACAAAATCAAATCAAGGCATTAACAGAAGTAACGAAAGTCTATATGGATACATATTGGGGAAAGTTAAAAGCAGTAGCTGATGTAAATGATATTGAACCATTAAAAGAAGAAATGTTATCGGAAATTAAAAAACTATTAAAACAATATAATCACGTTAATACGTATGATGGTTATCAAATTATTGCGGAGTTATGGGAAAATTTATTATCCAAAGATACAGAGAAAATTGCGATTAGTGACTTTTATACAGTAGGAAAAACACGTGAAGCGAATATGGTTACAAAAGGTTCTGGTAAAACGAAGCGAACAGAACAATATGGTTGGGTTGGAGCAATTGTACCGAATGAGCTTATATTAAACGAGCTCTATACAGAAGAACTACGTGATGTGGAAACACAAAAAGAAGCTTTGGCAGCTATTAATGATGAAATAAATGAACTCGTTGAAGCAGCAAAAGTGGAAGAAAGTGAAGAATCGCAAATCTTGGGAGATGCATTAAATGCTAGAGAAGACGACTTTACTTTATCAGCGGTAAAAGCAGAATTAAAGAAGGTTGCGAAAGATTCGGATGAATATGTTTTATTAGACAAGGTTAGACAACTATTGGATGAAAGAACATCTTTAAGCAAAGCGATTAGAGAAAAAGAAAAAACATTAACTGAACAAGTTGAAGAAAGAATTGCAAACTTAACGAATGAAGAAATCGATCAACTCATGTATAAAAAGTGGTTTGGTCAATTAATAGGAGACATCACAAAACTTGTAGAAGTACCTCTTAAAAATGAACTGGATACCTTGAAAAATTTAAAGGAAAGATATACTAGTACATTAGAAATAATTGAAGAGGAAAGTAAATCACTAGAAGCACAATTTGAAGCAATGTTACAAGAATTGGTGGTGACGGAATGA